In Papaver somniferum cultivar HN1 chromosome 1, ASM357369v1, whole genome shotgun sequence, a genomic segment contains:
- the LOC113272698 gene encoding aspartic proteinase nepenthesin-1-like, whose product MGLITLFILFLTISHVSLLQINSVIAVSPSGFSLKIIHSDSKESPLYPGDHLTPEERLQRLVQQSKDRARYVGIQVSSDSSSNETTNPINPNSTSIPVSYEGVGAFYVAEIGIGTFPLSLQPYEENYLIVDTGSEIIWTQCDGARNNSRYFHQDKPLYPAGNSRTYQPLLCQDHHLLCFPGECEAGQCTYLASYPSTAWSRGVLAKEKFTVNKDQNETFDIIMGCGFWQNGFEEFLGSGSLRGKPDLVTGVLGLGSGPRSLTSQLQISTFSHCLKPYSSGEALTVPSTYLRFGSNATIGGESQHVSNISFFAPPTGRGPYFLNLEGISINGIRVPLLEKKDFEYDRRTGKGGFFIDSGTPFSVMYQPHFDKVSERVIAYFHDLGINYDEGLGRGNFKTCFAKPNRHFAYPPMTLHFEDADFLLDKPETVFSISLVDFCLGIIPSEANVNLFGAMQQAGKTMLYDTSELTLSFAAEDC is encoded by the coding sequence ATGGGTCTGATCACTCTTTTCATTCTTTTTCTCACAATTTCTCACGTCTCCTTATTACAAATTAACTCAGTCATTGCAGTTAGCCCAAGTGGGTTTAGTTTGAAGATCATCCATAGTGACTCTAAAGAATCACCTCTGTACCCAGGTGATCATTTAACACCAGAAGAAAGGTTACAAAGACTCGTCCAACAATCAAAAGATCGAGCACGTTACGTTGGAATACAAGTATCAAGTGATTCAAGTTCCAACGAAACCACAAACCCGATAAACCCCAATTCTACAAGCATACCTGTGTCTTACGAAGGTGTAGGAGCATTTTATGTTGCAGAGATAGGAATAGGTACTTTTCCTTTGTCTCTACAACCTTACGAGGAAAACTACTTAATTGTTGATACTGGCAGCGAGATTATATGGACTCAATGCGACGGTGCTCGAAATAATTCTCGATATTTCCATCAAGACAAACCCTTATATCCAGCAGGAAATTCAAGAACCTATCAACCTCTTCTTTGTCAGGATcatcaccttctttgcttcccagGAGAATGTGAGGCAGGCCAATGTACTTACTTAGCATCTTACCCGTCGACGGCATGGTCGAGGGGTGTTTTGGCTAAAGAAAAATTCACGGTAAATAAAgatcaaaatgaaacttttgatattATCATGGGTTGTGGCTTTTGGCAAAATGGTTTCGAAGAATTTCTCGGTTCTGGTTCTCTAAGAGGAAAACCTGATCTTGTTACTGGAGTACTCGGTCTGGGATCGGGGCCTAGGTCCCTTACAAGTCAATTACAAATAAGCACCTTTTCCCACTGTCTGAAGCCATATAGTTCTGGTGAGGCTCTAACAGTTCCAAGCACGTATTTAAGGTTTGGTTCAAACGCGACAATCGGAGGTGAATCGCAACATGTATCCAATATTTCCTTTTTTGCTCCTCCTACTGGCCGCGGTCCATATTTCTTGAATTTAGAGGGTATTAGCATAAATGGGATTAGAGTTCCCTTActtgaaaaaaaggatttcgaataTGACCGGCGTACTGGAAAAGGAGGTTTTTTCATAGATTCAGGGACTCCATTTTCCGTTATGTACCAACCACATTTTGATAAAGTTTCGGAAAGGGTTAttgcatattttcatgatttgggtATTAATTATGATGAAGGATTAGGTCGTGGTAATTTTAAGACTTGTTTTGCAAAACCTAACAGGCATTTCGCGTATCCACCTATGACACTTCACTTTGAAGACGCGGATTTTCTACTCGACAAACCGGAGACTGTCTTTTCTATCAGTCTTGTTGATTTTTGTTTAGGTATTATTCCATCCGAGGCGAATGTAAACCTTTTTGGAGCAATGCAGCAAGCTGGCAAAACGATGTTGTATGATACTTCTGAACTGACACTGTCATTTGCTGCGGAGGATTGCTAA